CCGCGCTACACGGTCGGGCGCGTTCCGATGGGGCGCGGGTGGGGTGTCTACGACAACCGCCCCGATCCCGTCTTCCCCGACGACGAGAACGCCCCGCCCGAGTACCGGCACTGGCACTCCACGGACTACGGCTGGCGCGGCGAAGCGCAGGGGGTCGCGGACCGCCTGAACGCCCGGAGCTAACTGGCGAAACCCCCTGGCGGGGGTCCGCAGGGCTGGCATCCCTGCGCTGATGAGCCTGCCAATTCACCCGCGAGGGGAACCCCATGAGTACTGAGGTTGCGATCTGGCACGCCTACTCCCCGGAGCAGTACGCCAAGACGGTGGAGCTGTGGGGGCGCCTGCTGGACAGCCACCGGATCAGCCTGACCGAGGACCGGTACAACCGCGGCCTGGAGAAGGTCGAGCCGGAGCACCTGTACGCGCTGGTCATGAGCGACGGCGCCGCGACGCGCGACTACGACGCCGTGACCGTGATCGTGGCCTCGCACTCCGACTACCACGGCGACGAGTACGACGCCGTGAACGTGGGCGAGCTGATCGACACGCACGGCCTGAACGAGAACGAGCTGTCCAAGGGGTACCGGGCGGCGTGGGTCCAGCTCGGAGAGCTCCCGACCGTCACCGACGACCCGATCGACGTGGGCATCGAGAGACTGGAGGCCCTGGTCAAGCTGGTCGAGGCGTTGACCCAGGGCGACGTCGTGTGCCTCAACGACGAGGCGCTGGAGGAGTACCGCCAGGACCGGATCGCGGCGGCGTGGAGCGACTTCTACGCCCGTGAGGTGTCCCACGAGCTGGAGCACCTCACCGGCTACAACGCGGACGACCTCGGGTTCACCGACGACCAGGTCCGGGACATCTACCTCGGGTTCGAGGACAACGACTGGCAGTTCAGCGACTCGAACACCGTCACCAACCACGCCCACGAGGACACGGTCGACCACGTGATCGACACCATCCGCGACGCCTGGCGCGCGGTCGCGGTCGACCCCGAGCAGACCTCCCTGCCCATCGCCTCCTGATCCGGCGAAACCGTCCACACCGGACGGTCCCGAGGGCTGGCATCCCTCGGCTGATGAGCCTGCCAACGAGGACGGACGACATGGACGACTACGAGGACGAAACCGCGACGTGCCGCACGGACGGATGCGACGGCGACCCGGACGACGGCGAGGGCTACGACGGGTTCTGCGGCAACTGCGCCGATTGCCTGGAGGCAGAGGGCCACTGGGGCTGACTGGCGAAACCGCCGTGCTGGGCGGTCCCGAGGGCTGGCATCCCTCGGCTGATGAGCCTGCCAACGAGGAGGGACCACATGAGCGAGACGCCCAAGCCCAAGGGGCTCGGCCTGGATTTCTACCGCTCCGCGCGAGGCGGGGACTACACGCTCGGCGGGATCTCCGGGCGCTTCGACCAGTGCGTGCTGATCGGCATCATCAACCACACCAGCGCGCGACTCACGGGCCAGCCCCCCGCACCGCAGCCGCTACCCAAGCTCAGCCAGGTCGTCGAGCCGAGGCCCGACGCTCCGGCGGTCTACCTGGTGATGGGCAAGCACGGCCCGAACGACCGGTTCATCATCCCGGCCGACCAGGAGACGTGGCAGCCGGACACCCGCTGGTGGATGCACGGGGGCAACTTCGCGGACACCACCGACTCCCGGTTCGACGCCCTGCTTCCGGGCGGGTTCGCGGTCCGCGTCCACGACCGCCACGAGGGCTGAACGCACGGCGAAACCCCCTGTCGGGGGTCCTGGGGGCTGGCATCCCCCGGCTGACGAGCCTGCCGAGAACAGGGGAACACCATGCAGGACAACGAGTTCGACCGCAACGTGATCACCGACGAGAACGTGGACGAGATCATGGACACGGCCGGATACGGCATCACCTACTGGGCCACCAGCCCGACCGAGGGGCAGCTCGCGAAGGCGCCCGAGGACACCTCGTTCGTGATCGTGGAGGACGAGGAGGACGGGAGCGGCGAGGTCCACTACCTGACCCGCGACCACATCCGCGACGCCTTCCTGAAGATCCTCGGGCCCGAGCAGACGCTCGTGAACGACAGAGTGCAGGGCTACCTCCTCGCCGCCTGGCGGGACCGCGACGGCGAGGGCATCGACACGACCCACGTCGACAGCGACGCGGCCGACTGCATCGTGCAGGTCGCCGCCTTCGGACGACTGGTCTACGGCTGATGCTCCCGACCCTCCAGGACCAGTGGTTCTTCAGATGACCCGGCGAAACCGCCCCCCGCGGGGCGGTCCCGAGGGCTGGCATCCCTCGGCTGACGAGCCTGCCGAACGAGAGGAGAGCGGCCATGCGCAAGCGGCTGCTGTGGAGAATCCCGGCCCTCGCCTTCGCGGCGAGCCTGGCCGTGGCGAGCGTGGCGACCGTCCCGTGGGGCGAGCCGCAGGAGGACGACCCCAACTGGAACTGCCGCACGATGGGCAACCACGACTGCGGCTTCCCCGACCCCGACGACACCGGCGTCGTGATCCTCGTGCACTTCGACGAGCGCGGCGAGCCGGTCAGCGTCCGCAAGCGCGTCCTGCCCGGCCAGGTGCAGCGATGACCGCCCCGGCCGAGGTCGCCAAGGCGGCGCCCGTGCCCGAGCGGGTCGGCACGTACCGAGTGGTCGCGCATTACGACTTCCTGGGCCTGGGGGAGCGCATCCTCCTGCTGGCGAAGCCCAGCGGCCTGGGCCTGGACTACGCGACCGGTTCCGTGTCGGTGTTCGCCGACACCCCGACCTACTGGTTCGGGAGCAAGGACTTCAACGGCATCTCGACGGAGGTCAACCTCCGCAACGCGACTCGCGACTTCTTCCAGCGCATCCACGGGCGCATCGCCGCGGCCGGTTGATCTACGGCGAAACCCCGCGAGGGGTACGGCGGGCTGGCATCCCGCCGCCGACGAGCCTGCCGCCGAGCGAGAGGAGAGCCAGCAATGCAGCCGATCAGGCAGCACCAGTGGCACCCGTTATGACCAGGCGAAACCGCCCCCTTTGGGGGTGGTCCGCAGGGCTGGCATCCCTGCGCTGATGAGCCTGCCGTGAGCAAGGGGGAACGACCCATGACGACCACAGAGCTGCTCACCCCGGCCTACCGGGTGCGGATCGAGCGGGACGACGACGCCGAGAACCCGCGCCTGACCTTCGAGCAGACGTCGCACGTGATCACGGTCGACGCCAACAGGTCCATCCCGGTCGACGAGGACTTCGGCCCGCTGGCCGACCAGTGGCGCAGCCTGGAGGAGCGGTACGCCAGGGGCCGCGCGATGGCGATCTTCGTCAGGTACGCGCAGGCCGTGCACGGGGCGACCGTGCTGCTCGACACCGCGCACTACGACGGGGCCCGCGCGATCTGGTACCTGCTGCCCGAGGACGTGAACCTCGCCTACGCCCCCGAGGGACTCCAGGCGTACGCGATGAAGATCCTGGAGGCCGAGCGCACCGAGTACCGCGCGTGGGCCCGCGGCGAGGTGCTCAAATACGTGATCGAGCGCCTGGTCACCTGGAGCAGCCCCGAACTGGGCACCACCCGGCAGACGTGGGAGCTGGTCGAGGAGCACGGGGGCTACGAGTCCGAGGCCGAGGCCGAACGTGAGGCGCAGCAAGCGATCGACGCGCTGACCACCGAGCCCGAGGACGGCGGCGACGACGAGAGCGACGCTCCCAGCCCGCGCGTGGCGCAGGTGCCCGAGAAGGTGTGGCAGGCCGTCGTCGCCGGGCCCGGCCACCTGAAGAACATCGTCGAGGCGACGAGCTCCGATCAGCCGGACTGGAACGTGACGACGCTGGTCGGCGACGTCGTCATCACCGTGACCGAGACGGTGCGCGCGGTCGACGACGAGCGCCTGGCCGCCACGCTCCGAGAGATGCGCAACGAGACCCCGGCCCGCCCGTGGGAGGGCGGCTGGAACAGCGCGCTCGACGCCCTCCTGAAGACGGTGGAGACGCGCATCCGGGAGCGCAAGCGCAGATGAGGCGAAACCCGGCTGACGCCGGGTCCGCGGGGCTGGCATCCCCGCGCTGACGAGCCTGCCGAGACGAGGGGAACAAGATGACCAAGGCCAGTGAGGCGAGGGGCAACTTCGGCGGCCTGTGCTACACGCCGGGCTGCCCGGAGACCGACGCGATGGGGTCCTCGATCTACCACGCGGGCAACGACCGCAACCGGTGCAACGGGTGCCTCGACGCGATCAGCGTCCTGATCCCGGCCATTCCGCAGGAGGCATGGCGCCTGCGGCTGGTGAACGACGAGGCGATGAGCGCCTACGTGCGCCACGTCGTCACGCTGCCCTACAAAGGGCTGCGCGAGCGCGCGGCGCCCCTGCTGGAGCGCAAGGAGCGCGCGTACCAGGACTTCGCACGCCTGGCGCGTGTGGCGGGGGACGGAGCGCTTGTGCGCGACCTCGTTGCGCGCATCGTCGAGGTGCCGCACCTGGTGATCGACTCGACGATCACGAACTTCTGGGTCCGCCACTTCAACGAGTCGACGAGATGAGGCGAAACCCGGCGCGAGCCGGGTCCGGTGGGGTGGCATCCCACCGCTGACGAGCCTGCCATGAGGAGGAGTGCCTAGTGCAGACCATCCAGGACCGCTTCCAGCAGTTCCACGTGGACAACCCCGACGTCTACGAGACGCTGGAGCGCCTCGCGGCCGAGTGGTTCGAGGCGGGCAAGCGCAAGCTTGGGGTGAAGATGCTCTGGGAGACGATGCGGTGGGAGCGCAGCAAGCTCGCGGCCCCCGGCACGTTCGCCCTGAACGACGTCTACACCTCGCGCTACGCACGCCTGCTGGTGCAGCGTCACCCCGAGTGGGCGCCGTACATCGAGCTGCGCGAGCTGCGGGCCGCCTGATGGAGTTGACCGAGCCGTGGCCGAACCTCTTCAGCGTCGGCCAGCCTGTCAAGGTCATCGGTGGCATGTTCCAGGGTGACCGCGGCAAGGTCGCCGATCCGCCCGAGGTGTACCGCATCGACCGTGCGGACGGCTGGCGCTTGCGCGTCGAGCTGCCGGACGGCAGGTTCATCACGCCGCTGATCGGACACGTCCGTCAGGACGACGATCCGCTCACGCCCACGCCGCTGAAGCGCGGCGAGGAGGTCCGCGTGGTATCGGAGACCGGCGGGGCGAAGGGCAAGAAGCTGGCCTCCCTGGGCAGCCTCGACCCGAAGGCCCTGCTCGTGCTGGCTGAGGCGTCCGGCTTCGGCGCGGCGAAGTACGACCAGCACAACTTCCTCCGCGGCTACGCCTGGAGCCTGAGCTTCGACGCCGCGCAGCGCCACCTGCTGGCCTTCTGGGCGGGCGAGGAACTCGATCCCGAGAGCGGTCTGCCGCACGTAGCGCACGCCGCCTGGCACTGTCTGGCGATGCTGAGCTTCCAGCTCCGCGACATCGGCACCGACGACCGCTTCGACTCACCCGAGCGGTCGGCGTGATTTTCAAGTTCGACAAGGTTGCACACGCCCGACGTGGTGTGTAACGTTGGCAGTACCGGAACGAAGGAGCTCGGCAGTGACCGTCTACAACACCCTCATCGGCAAGGTCCACGGTACCTCAGTGCAGACCGGTGACCTCGACCTCGGCGGCGGAACGCTCGTCCTGTCCAAGGCGCCGACGCCATCCACCGCGCCCACGGAGTTCGACAGCGGGGACGCGGTCGTGCTGGCCGAGCACCCCGATGCCGAGGTCTTCACGATCACCGGACTGGTTCAGCACCCCGCGTTCGACGGCAACCGCTACCTCGCCGTGGGCGAGGGTGGCGCCCCCGTGCTGCTGGACCCGGCCAAGATCAAGGCCGCGCCCGTCGACCCCGATCCGACCTTCGCCGTGGGCGACCGGGTCCGCGTGATGACCAACGAGGTCCCCGGCACGGCGCCGCGCGGCTCGATCGGCACGGTGCGCGAGGTCGAGCAGGGGTTCGTCTACGTGCGCCTCGACCACTCGGGGATTCTCTTCCCCCTCCGCGCCAAGGAGTTGGTCGCGCTGATCGACGCGCCCGCGTACCGCAAGGTGGCCGACCTCGCCGACCTGGCCGCGCTGCGGCCCGGCACGGTGATCGTGAACGAGGTCAGCAACCAGGTCTTCGTCAAGGACGGAGCCGGGACCTGGCGACAGCCCGGCTGGCCCGGCCCCTACAGCATCGAGGCCGCGGAGGAGATCGCCGAAGGACTCCTCGTCGTCTACGTTCCGCCCACTTCGCGTGGCTGAGTGTGTAACGTTGGCGAAGGCGGGGGGTG
This genomic window from Saccharothrix sp. HUAS TT1 contains:
- a CDS encoding dATP/dGTP diphosphohydrolase domain-containing protein; the encoded protein is MELTEPWPNLFSVGQPVKVIGGMFQGDRGKVADPPEVYRIDRADGWRLRVELPDGRFITPLIGHVRQDDDPLTPTPLKRGEEVRVVSETGGAKGKKLASLGSLDPKALLVLAEASGFGAAKYDQHNFLRGYAWSLSFDAAQRHLLAFWAGEELDPESGLPHVAHAAWHCLAMLSFQLRDIGTDDRFDSPERSA